The Sphingobium aromaticiconvertens genome has a segment encoding these proteins:
- a CDS encoding AAA family ATPase produces the protein MFDALTLHNFKAFRDIHIPMKPLTLLSGLNGSGKSTTLQALALLRQSWDTGFLSSQGFLLNGDLVELGTGVDVLNDQHDDEEIGITLHGSKGQAFAYRVAYDPRGDLLHFAVKPDFGFYSELEHQRGLFGHWFQYLRADRAGPEVSFPKAYHLVNERRFLGSRGQYTAHFLSLFGDDEVNPKLRHPDEAAPGLLSQVNAWMKEFSPGVGLAVEDIPRTDAVRLDYFYGGSAGISGSNPYRSTNVGFGLTYVLPIIVACLASPPDSWLLIENPEAHLHPQGQAAMGQLMAWSAATGTRIVVESHSDHFLNGIRLAVKNGAIPADDVGLNFFRRPSGSGQPERVHPVVTPEGRLTDWPEGFFDQWDKSLDQLLS, from the coding sequence ATGTTTGACGCGCTCACCTTGCATAATTTCAAGGCGTTCCGCGACATCCATATCCCCATGAAGCCGTTGACCTTGCTGTCTGGTTTGAACGGGTCGGGGAAGAGCACCACGTTGCAAGCGTTGGCCTTACTTCGCCAATCATGGGATACCGGCTTCCTGTCGAGCCAGGGCTTTCTCCTAAACGGCGACTTAGTCGAGCTCGGCACTGGCGTCGATGTGCTCAACGACCAGCATGACGACGAAGAAATCGGCATCACGCTCCATGGTTCCAAAGGGCAGGCCTTTGCGTATCGTGTCGCTTATGACCCGCGGGGCGATTTGCTGCATTTTGCCGTCAAGCCGGACTTCGGCTTTTACTCGGAGCTGGAGCATCAACGCGGCCTGTTCGGCCATTGGTTTCAATATTTGCGCGCCGATCGAGCCGGGCCCGAGGTGAGCTTTCCCAAGGCCTATCACCTCGTTAACGAGCGGCGGTTCCTTGGGAGCCGCGGTCAGTATACTGCGCATTTCCTGAGCCTGTTCGGCGACGATGAGGTCAATCCGAAACTTCGGCATCCCGACGAGGCGGCACCTGGTCTGCTCTCGCAGGTCAACGCTTGGATGAAGGAATTCAGCCCCGGCGTTGGGCTTGCGGTCGAGGACATCCCGCGCACCGATGCCGTGCGCCTCGATTATTTCTATGGCGGCAGCGCCGGGATCAGTGGGTCAAATCCATATCGCTCGACCAATGTCGGCTTCGGGCTAACTTACGTCCTCCCCATCATCGTTGCCTGCCTGGCATCACCGCCTGACAGCTGGCTCCTGATCGAGAACCCGGAAGCGCACCTCCATCCGCAAGGCCAGGCGGCGATGGGGCAATTAATGGCGTGGTCCGCCGCGACAGGCACACGGATTGTGGTCGAAAGCCATAGTGATCATTTCCTCAACGGCATCCGCCTCGCGGTGAAAAACGGCGCAATTCCGGCTGACGACGTTGGTCTCAATTTCTTCCGGCGGCCGTCCGGCAGCGGCCAGCCCGAGCGTGTCCATCCGGTTGTCACCCCCGAAGGTAGGCTCACAGACTGGCCCGAAGGCTTCTTCGATCAATGGGACAAATCGCTCGATCAGCTGCTAAGCTGA
- a CDS encoding acyl-homoserine-lactone synthase produces the protein MMEMTDAGHGVRESAAMRAMFAARKEVFIDLLGWDLPVLADRFEVDQFDTPDAQYLILLGPDHVHRASARLLRTQGEHILGHLYPHLCAGIVPTGPTVREITRFCLDRHQRSVERRSARNQLVSTLADHAIRHGITDYTGVAEQAWFDQISRFGWDCRALGPSVRHGRDLLVGLHIRIDHTTIDKLRAGGVYEPIRFALIGSDVEPSARGGDMLS, from the coding sequence ATGATGGAAATGACCGATGCCGGTCATGGCGTGCGCGAAAGCGCCGCCATGCGTGCGATGTTTGCTGCCCGCAAGGAGGTCTTCATCGACCTTCTGGGGTGGGATCTGCCTGTTCTTGCCGACCGGTTCGAGGTGGATCAGTTCGATACGCCCGATGCGCAATATCTGATCCTGCTTGGCCCCGATCATGTCCATCGCGCCTCCGCGCGCCTCCTGCGCACGCAGGGCGAACACATATTGGGGCATCTCTATCCCCATCTTTGTGCTGGCATTGTCCCGACCGGGCCGACCGTCCGGGAAATTACGCGCTTCTGTCTCGACCGGCATCAGCGATCGGTCGAGCGGCGCAGCGCGCGCAATCAGTTGGTGAGCACGCTGGCCGACCACGCCATCCGACATGGCATTACCGACTATACTGGCGTCGCCGAGCAGGCCTGGTTTGACCAGATTTCGCGGTTCGGCTGGGATTGCCGGGCGCTCGGACCATCGGTGCGTCATGGCCGTGACCTGTTGGTGGGCCTCCATATTCGTATCGATCATACCACCATCGACAAGCTGCGCGCGGGCGGCGTGTACGAGCCGATCCGCTTCGCCCTGATCGGTAGCGACGTCGAACCATCGGCACGCGGAGGAGACATGCTGTCATGA
- a CDS encoding conjugal transfer protein TraG, with the protein MSGARILWGQLLLVGLVVLIAIWGATQWTAASLGYQPALGPPWFVIGDHPIYLPPAFFWWWFSYDAYAPHIFERGAYVAASGGFAAIAVAVGMSVWRAREARTAETYGSARWAVPADIRQAGLLNDEGVVLGRSGPDYLRHDGPEHVLCFAPTRSGKGVGLVVPTLLTWPGSCVIHDIKGENWQISSGFRARHGRVLLFDPTSSASAAYNPLLEVRRGQWEVRDVQNVADVLVDPEGSLERRNHWEKTSHALLVGAILHVLYAEPDKTLAGVAAFLSDPRRTIDNTLRAMMTTPHLGKAGVHPVVASAARELLNKSENERSGVLSTAMSFLGLYRDPVVAHVTRQCDWRIADLVEGARATSLYLVVPPSDISRTKPLIRLILNQIGRRLTEELKPDAKRHRVLLMLDEFPALGRLDFFESALAFMAGYGLKAFLIAQSLNQIEKAYGPNNAILDNCHVRVAFATNDERTAKRISDSLGTATEMRAMKNYAGHRLSPWLGHLMVSRTETPRPLLTPGEVMQLPPSEEIVMVSGMPPLRAAKARYFEDKRFTARLLPPPDAATLDNGKPPSDDWSDRATIVAPVARPVPSMPASPEQQTTDMQGISTGGSSDGRRDDRPTQSDTANAGIRREPDLPEQEEIMPPQRSAREEFEFHESDDDEDAVRARAMKRMRRAARQAALDPDDGVEL; encoded by the coding sequence CAGTGGACCGCGGCTAGCCTTGGCTATCAGCCGGCGCTAGGGCCACCCTGGTTCGTGATCGGCGACCATCCCATCTATCTGCCGCCCGCCTTCTTCTGGTGGTGGTTCAGCTATGACGCCTATGCGCCCCATATCTTCGAGCGCGGGGCCTATGTCGCCGCATCGGGCGGTTTCGCGGCAATTGCGGTGGCGGTCGGCATGTCCGTCTGGCGCGCACGCGAGGCCCGCACCGCGGAAACCTATGGCTCTGCGCGCTGGGCTGTGCCTGCCGATATCAGGCAAGCGGGGTTGCTGAACGACGAGGGCGTCGTGCTCGGCAGGTCTGGTCCAGACTATCTGCGCCATGATGGCCCGGAGCATGTCCTGTGCTTCGCGCCGACCCGCAGTGGCAAGGGGGTTGGCCTTGTCGTGCCCACGTTGCTGACGTGGCCGGGCAGCTGTGTCATTCACGACATCAAGGGCGAGAACTGGCAGATATCATCGGGCTTTCGCGCACGCCATGGTCGCGTGCTGCTGTTCGATCCAACCAGTAGCGCGTCTGCCGCCTATAATCCGCTGCTCGAAGTGCGGCGCGGGCAATGGGAGGTGCGCGACGTCCAGAATGTCGCCGACGTGCTGGTCGATCCCGAAGGCTCACTCGAACGCCGCAACCATTGGGAGAAGACCAGCCATGCGCTTCTGGTCGGCGCGATCCTCCACGTCCTCTACGCCGAGCCTGATAAGACGCTGGCCGGGGTCGCCGCCTTCCTGTCCGACCCCAGGCGCACAATCGATAACACGTTGCGCGCGATGATGACGACGCCGCATCTCGGCAAGGCAGGCGTGCATCCGGTCGTCGCCAGCGCCGCGCGCGAACTGCTGAACAAGAGCGAGAATGAACGGTCCGGCGTGCTCTCGACCGCCATGTCTTTCCTGGGCCTCTATCGCGACCCCGTGGTGGCCCATGTCACCCGGCAATGCGACTGGCGTATCGCCGATCTGGTCGAGGGTGCCCGCGCAACGAGCCTCTATCTGGTGGTGCCGCCTTCGGACATCAGCCGGACCAAACCCCTCATCCGCCTCATCCTCAACCAGATCGGCCGCCGATTGACCGAGGAATTGAAGCCCGATGCCAAACGGCATCGCGTCCTGCTGATGCTCGACGAGTTTCCCGCGCTTGGCCGCCTCGATTTCTTCGAGAGCGCACTCGCCTTCATGGCGGGCTATGGCCTCAAGGCCTTCCTGATCGCCCAGAGCCTCAATCAGATCGAGAAGGCCTACGGCCCCAACAATGCCATCCTCGACAATTGCCATGTGCGGGTCGCCTTCGCCACCAATGACGAGCGGACCGCCAAGCGTATTTCCGACAGCCTGGGGACAGCGACCGAAATGCGCGCGATGAAAAACTATGCCGGCCATCGCCTCTCGCCATGGCTTGGGCATTTGATGGTCTCGCGCACCGAAACGCCGCGCCCCCTCCTGACACCGGGCGAGGTCATGCAGCTGCCGCCAAGCGAGGAAATCGTGATGGTATCGGGGATGCCGCCGCTGCGCGCTGCCAAGGCCCGCTATTTCGAGGACAAGCGTTTTACGGCGCGGCTGTTGCCGCCGCCGGACGCCGCGACGCTGGACAACGGCAAGCCGCCGTCGGACGACTGGAGCGATCGCGCCACCATCGTGGCGCCGGTGGCGAGGCCTGTTCCATCGATGCCTGCGTCACCAGAACAGCAAACGACCGATATGCAAGGCATCAGCACAGGGGGATCCAGCGATGGTCGTCGCGATGATCGGCCAACGCAGTCGGACACGGCCAATGCCGGTATCCGCCGGGAGCCCGATCTTCCCGAACAGGAGGAGATCATGCCGCCGCAGCGGTCCGCGCGTGAGGAGTTCGAATTCCACGAAAGCGACGATGACGAGGATGCGGTCCGCGCGCGGGCGATGAAACGGATGCGCCGGGCCGCGCGACAGGCCGCGCTCGATCCAGACGATGGCGTGGAATTATGA
- a CDS encoding DUF5818 domain-containing protein, translating to MPRGTRHELTGILLEGDFYPVLRVSDGGEWRLEITKTWRPLLGKRVAIIGVRDGFDLIAVERITLA from the coding sequence ATGCCGAGAGGAACGCGCCATGAACTGACCGGCATTCTTTTGGAAGGCGACTTCTATCCGGTGCTGCGTGTATCCGACGGCGGCGAATGGCGACTGGAGATCACCAAGACCTGGCGGCCTCTGCTGGGCAAGCGCGTTGCCATCATCGGCGTGCGTGACGGTTTTGACCTGATTGCCGTCGAACGGATCACCCTGGCATGA
- a CDS encoding DUF6961 family protein: MTHDQFLWGKVSIVMKQHGEQAPPKAAERIGTIAVAGDMAGVKLWKVIACRMDMMMRSRAQ; encoded by the coding sequence ATGACGCACGACCAGTTTTTGTGGGGGAAGGTGTCCATAGTGATGAAGCAGCATGGTGAGCAAGCACCGCCCAAGGCAGCCGAACGGATCGGTACCATTGCCGTTGCGGGAGACATGGCCGGCGTAAAGCTATGGAAAGTCATTGCTTGCCGAATGGACATGATGATGCGATCGCGCGCTCAATAG
- a CDS encoding HU family DNA-binding protein, with protein MNSSELIDAVASATGTTKADAKKIIDATFGAIGDAGKGEEVAVNGFGKFKLKLNGAREGKNPRTGEPLSIPASKGLGFSAAKTVKDKLNG; from the coding sequence ATGAACTCTTCTGAACTCATCGACGCGGTGGCGAGCGCGACCGGCACCACCAAGGCGGACGCCAAGAAAATCATCGACGCCACCTTCGGCGCGATCGGCGATGCCGGCAAGGGCGAGGAAGTCGCCGTCAACGGTTTCGGCAAGTTCAAGCTGAAGCTCAACGGCGCGCGCGAGGGCAAGAATCCGCGGACCGGCGAACCCCTGTCGATCCCCGCTTCCAAGGGGCTCGGCTTTTCCGCTGCAAAAACGGTCAAGGACAAGCTGAACGGCTGA
- a CDS encoding DUF6771 family protein — MTHPDSLWLAQSLLHAPAWARVALTAPNERLREQAAVELAQSVIAAIEHPPTIPDVRQMTLPL; from the coding sequence ATGACTCACCCTGATTCTCTTTGGCTCGCGCAGAGCCTGCTTCACGCCCCGGCCTGGGCACGCGTCGCCCTCACCGCACCTAACGAGCGCCTACGCGAACAGGCGGCGGTGGAACTGGCGCAAAGCGTCATCGCGGCGATCGAGCATCCCCCGACAATTCCTGACGTCCGCCAGATGACGCTGCCTTTATGA
- a CDS encoding DUF262 domain-containing protein has product MANQAIITDPQRVTEEGTSFGTPSGVEQELPSETGNDLQIAEPFNPDDIDVTTRSMTIDLLLSRIRSKAIDLEPDFQRRRGIWTDRQQSRLIESLLLRIPLPTLYAAEDEEEDWAIVDGIQRLTTITRFIDPDAIEDTPLKLTGMEYLGESFNGKLFDDLPARLKRRLRETELVVHVIRHGTPQEVKFNIFARINTGGMPLSAQELRHALIPGKAREYLGRLAGLEAFKQATTYSIRDERMADREMVLRFLAFSMTRPEEFRAYDFDRFLGDAMRQINRLDDVDLEALEHGFTRAMDSAREIFGQNAFRKRYRETDGRFPINKALFETIAVSLANLSDSERERCIFRHNEVRRRMMEAMQDRAFESAISQGTGDIGKVRKRFNMVSTIFKDVANV; this is encoded by the coding sequence ATGGCGAACCAAGCGATCATCACTGACCCCCAGCGCGTAACCGAAGAGGGCACTTCGTTCGGGACGCCCAGCGGCGTCGAACAGGAGCTGCCGAGCGAGACCGGCAACGACCTGCAGATCGCCGAACCGTTCAATCCAGACGATATCGACGTTACGACGCGCTCGATGACCATTGATCTCCTCCTGTCGCGGATCCGCAGCAAGGCCATCGATCTCGAGCCGGATTTCCAGCGCCGGCGCGGCATCTGGACCGATCGTCAGCAGAGCCGACTGATTGAGTCACTGCTCCTCCGCATTCCCTTGCCCACGCTTTATGCCGCCGAAGACGAGGAAGAGGATTGGGCGATCGTCGACGGCATTCAGCGCTTGACTACGATAACGCGGTTCATCGATCCCGACGCGATCGAGGACACCCCACTCAAGCTGACTGGGATGGAATATCTCGGCGAATCCTTCAACGGCAAGCTGTTCGACGATCTTCCCGCGCGGCTGAAGCGCCGTCTGCGCGAAACCGAGCTGGTCGTTCACGTCATCCGCCACGGCACCCCGCAGGAAGTGAAGTTCAACATTTTCGCGCGGATCAACACTGGCGGCATGCCGCTCTCAGCGCAAGAACTGCGGCATGCGCTGATCCCCGGCAAGGCGCGCGAATATCTCGGCCGGCTGGCTGGACTCGAGGCGTTCAAGCAAGCGACCACCTATAGCATTCGCGACGAACGGATGGCCGATCGTGAAATGGTCTTGCGGTTCCTAGCCTTCAGTATGACCCGGCCCGAAGAATTCCGCGCCTATGATTTCGACCGCTTCCTCGGCGACGCGATGCGGCAGATCAACCGCCTGGACGATGTCGATCTGGAGGCGCTCGAGCACGGATTTACGCGTGCGATGGATAGCGCGCGGGAAATCTTCGGCCAGAATGCGTTTCGCAAACGCTATCGGGAGACCGATGGGCGGTTCCCGATCAACAAGGCGCTGTTCGAAACCATTGCCGTGTCGCTCGCCAATCTCTCCGACAGTGAGCGCGAGCGCTGCATATTTCGCCACAACGAGGTCCGCCGCCGGATGATGGAGGCGATGCAGGACCGCGCCTTCGAATCTGCCATTTCGCAAGGCACTGGCGATATTGGCAAGGTGCGCAAGAGGTTCAATATGGTGTCTACGATCTTCAAGGATGTCGCCAATGTTTGA
- a CDS encoding CopG family transcriptional regulator — MSGLKVKHTIRLSPEISMQMADYARRKRKPQAVIVEAALASFLSADGSDRLEAAIGRRLDRLNREMQRQGWQNALNGEALALFVHAWMLQNPALPQEARRAALADANIRWTGYVEALAARMEAGPRLIDEIGQDFGDEPSDGARSR; from the coding sequence ATGAGCGGTCTCAAGGTCAAGCATACGATCCGCCTCTCTCCCGAGATTTCGATGCAGATGGCGGATTATGCGCGGCGCAAGCGCAAGCCGCAGGCGGTCATCGTCGAGGCCGCGCTTGCCTCTTTCCTGTCAGCCGACGGCTCCGATCGGCTCGAAGCCGCGATCGGTCGACGCCTTGATCGCCTGAACCGGGAGATGCAGCGGCAGGGATGGCAAAATGCCCTGAATGGCGAAGCGCTCGCCCTGTTCGTGCATGCGTGGATGCTACAGAATCCGGCATTGCCGCAGGAAGCGCGGCGCGCAGCCCTAGCAGACGCCAATATACGCTGGACAGGCTATGTCGAGGCGCTGGCGGCTCGCATGGAAGCCGGGCCGCGCCTCATCGACGAGATCGGGCAGGACTTCGGCGACGAGCCCTCGGATGGGGCGCGAAGTCGGTGA
- a CDS encoding GntR family transcriptional regulator, with the protein MSPAQILERSYQTLKQRLIEGGFRPGQRLEAARLADDMHVSITPVRDVLNRLTGEGLVEAIAGGGFYVPSLDESMLRDLLDWNAALALLAIRKPRSSIGSVTTLEHDASDVPERTARLFLRLALRQGNSAFTRAVESANDRLHAMRQLDERVIGNTRDELAELESAAETATASALAKHVRQFHARRKGRLATYIRLLRTSPSVPGV; encoded by the coding sequence GTGAGTCCGGCGCAGATTCTCGAGCGCAGTTACCAGACGCTCAAGCAGCGCCTGATCGAGGGCGGATTCCGTCCTGGGCAGCGTCTGGAGGCTGCCCGGCTTGCAGACGACATGCATGTCAGCATCACGCCTGTCCGGGACGTTCTCAACCGGCTGACAGGGGAAGGACTGGTCGAAGCCATCGCAGGCGGCGGCTTCTACGTGCCGTCGCTCGACGAGAGTATGTTGCGTGACCTGCTCGACTGGAACGCAGCACTTGCCCTGCTGGCCATCCGCAAGCCAAGATCATCTATCGGCAGTGTCACGACGTTGGAGCATGATGCATCGGATGTGCCCGAACGGACCGCGCGTCTTTTTCTCCGTCTGGCCTTGAGGCAAGGCAATAGTGCGTTCACCCGCGCTGTTGAAAGCGCCAATGATCGGCTCCATGCCATGCGCCAGCTGGATGAACGCGTGATTGGAAACACGCGTGATGAACTGGCGGAATTGGAATCGGCCGCTGAAACCGCGACTGCATCAGCATTGGCCAAGCACGTCCGGCAGTTTCATGCCCGGCGAAAGGGCCGGCTCGCCACCTATATACGCCTGTTGCGAACTTCGCCCTCCGTGCCTGGAGTGTAA
- a CDS encoding phytanoyl-CoA dioxygenase family protein, translating into MNPLETIDHLAAVQYWTGRLLRDGFCIIPDLRPPCALQALERDLSPIFEATPFCEGAFYGERTKRFGGLLRRSRHIAPLVEDPLIVGIAHEILSPACDRIQLNVAQAIEIHPGALTQLPHRDHDMWQGAKGSHEYLLNVMWPITPFTADNGATQLYPASHGAAGMARQDYDEPIAATCLPGSAILFLGSTLHGAGGNNTSEVRRAIVTGYSLGWLKPYENPWLAYPPPVARTFSPALAALVGYAQHRPNLGNYEGQCPSILLRDEIPAHIAAIDALRPDQMDLVDHYLSRQVPGNDRPWLQDNGAGKVG; encoded by the coding sequence ATGAACCCGCTCGAAACGATCGATCATCTGGCCGCGGTGCAATATTGGACCGGTCGCCTCCTGCGTGACGGCTTCTGCATCATCCCCGACCTGCGTCCCCCTTGCGCGCTCCAGGCGCTGGAGCGGGATCTCTCGCCCATCTTCGAGGCGACGCCTTTTTGCGAGGGCGCTTTCTATGGCGAGCGGACCAAGCGTTTTGGCGGCCTCCTGCGCCGCAGCCGTCATATCGCGCCGCTAGTGGAAGATCCGCTCATCGTCGGAATCGCGCACGAAATATTGAGCCCCGCATGCGACCGTATCCAGCTCAATGTCGCCCAGGCCATCGAAATCCACCCCGGTGCGCTGACGCAGCTGCCGCACCGCGATCACGACATGTGGCAGGGCGCCAAAGGCTCGCATGAATATCTGCTCAATGTCATGTGGCCGATCACCCCGTTCACGGCGGACAATGGCGCGACCCAACTCTATCCCGCGAGCCATGGTGCAGCCGGCATGGCCCGGCAGGATTATGATGAGCCGATCGCGGCGACCTGTCTGCCAGGGTCCGCGATCCTTTTCCTGGGTTCGACGCTGCACGGCGCGGGCGGAAACAACACGAGCGAGGTCAGGCGCGCGATCGTCACCGGCTATTCACTGGGTTGGCTCAAGCCCTATGAGAATCCTTGGCTTGCCTATCCGCCCCCGGTTGCGCGGACCTTCTCGCCAGCGCTGGCCGCCCTGGTGGGCTATGCCCAGCATCGCCCCAATCTGGGCAATTATGAGGGGCAATGTCCCTCGATCCTGCTCAGAGACGAGATACCTGCACATATTGCCGCTATCGATGCGCTCCGGCCCGACCAGATGGATCTGGTCGATCATTACCTTAGCCGACAGGTGCCAGGGAACGACAGGCCCTGGCTTCAAGACAATGGCGCGGGCAAGGTCGGGTGA